A stretch of the Lolium perenne isolate Kyuss_39 chromosome 3, Kyuss_2.0, whole genome shotgun sequence genome encodes the following:
- the LOC127344307 gene encoding notchless protein homolog, whose protein sequence is MDHNRAPPPSGEATSSVMCQLVSAEGENLGAALYLPQNVGPPQLQDIVNQLLRNEDKLPYAFYIADEELAVQLGAYMQQKNANIEVALRIVYQPQAVFRIRPVNRCSATIAGHTEAVLAVSFSPDGRCLASGSGDTTVRFWDLNTQTPMFTCKGHKNWVLCIAWSPDGKHLVSGSKSGELILWDPKTGNQLGTSLTGHRKWITAVSWEPVHLQSPSRRFVSASKDGDARIWDVTTRKCVISLTGHTNAVTCVKWGGDGLIYTGSEDCLIKVWETTQGKLVKTLQGHGHWVNSLALSTEYVLRTGAFDHTGKTYSTPEEMKEAALARYEKMRGNAPERLVSGSDDFTMFLWEPTISKQPKARMTGHQKVVNHVYFSPDGQWLASASFDKSVKLWNGITGKFVSAFRGHVADVYQISWSADSRLLLSGSKDSTLKVWDIRARKLKHDLPGHADEVYAVDWSPDGEKVVSGGKDRALKLWMN, encoded by the exons atggaccacaaccgggctccgccgccttccggcgaggcgaccagcagcgtcatgtgcCAGCTTGTCAGCGCGGAGGGGGAGAACCTCGGGGCGGCGCTCTACCTGCCGCAGAACGTCGGCCCGCCGCAGCTCCAGGACATCGTCAACCAGCTCCTCCGCAAC GAGGACAAGCTGCCGTACGCCTTCTACATCGCGGACGAGGAGCTCGCCGTGCAGCTCGGCGCCTACATGCAGCAGAAAAACG CAAACATCGAGGTCGCTCTGCGCATAGTGTACCAACCGCAGGCAGTTTTCCGGATTAGGCCGGTCAACCGGTGCTCCGCTACAATCGCTG GCCACACAGAGGCTGTACTAGCAGTTTCATTCAGCCCTGACGGAAGATGTCTGGCGAGTGGTTCAGGTGACACCACCGTTCGGTTCTGGGACCTCAACACACAGACCCCAATGTTCACATGCAAAG GCCACAAAAACTGGGTTCTCTGCATTGCATGGTCACCTGATGGGAAACATCTTGTTAGTGGAAGCAAGTCAGGAGAACTTATATTATGGGACCCGAAAACAGGCAATCAATTGGGCACATCTCTAACG GGACACAGAAAGTGGATTACTGCTGTATCTTGGGAGCCAGTTCATTTGCAATCTCCTTCCCGCCGTTTCGTTAGTGCAAGTAAAGATGGCGATGCACGTATTTGGGACGTTACCACGAGGAAGTGTGTCATTTCCCTTACAGGCCACACCAATGCTGTGACCTGTGTCAAGTGGGGTGGTGACGGTTTGATATATACAGG TTCTGAAGATTGTTTAATCAAAGTCTGGGAAACTACTCAGGGCAAGTTGGTCAAAACACTGCAG GGTCATGGGCACTGGGTAAATTCGCTTGCCTTGAGCACAGAGTATGTGCTCCGCACTGGGGCATTTGACCATACCGGAAAGACATATTCAACTCCAGAGGAAATGAAAGAG gcAGCTCTTGCAAGATATGAGAAGATGAGGGGTAATGCTCCAGAGAGGCTCGTCTCTGGTTCTGATGATTTTACTATGTTTCTTTGGGAGCCAACAATTAGTAAACAGCCGAAAGCTCGCATGACTGGTCATCAGAAG GTGGTAAACCATGTCTACTTCTCCCCTGACGGGCAGTGGCTGGCGAGTGCTTCCTTTGACAAATCCGTAAAGCTGTGGAATGGTATTACTGGCAAATTTGTCTCGGCTTTCAGAGGGCACGTCGCGGATGTGTACCAGATCAG CTGGTCCGCCGACAGTAGGCTTCTATTGAGTGGAAGCAAGGACTCCACCCTGAAG GTTTGGGACATTCGTGCGCGCAAGCTGAAACATGATTTGCCGGGGCATGCGGACGAGGTTTACGCTGTGGATTGGAGCCCTGATGGTGAGAAAGTCGTCTCTGGTGGCAAAGATAGGGCCCTCAAATTATGGATGAATTAA
- the LOC127338667 gene encoding probable E3 ubiquitin-protein ligase ATL45, which translates to MDMEQMHARRLLSHAAGAAATPAVASTPGPSGTPRSTPFGSADDTVITILSLLLCVLVVALVLRAFVRCGYRFYYGQTEPLPLGDVEAGMQMAALQALAGAVAVASASSKKKGKGKGAAIRAIPTVEYSAEIELAVCSSTECAICLTEFAQGERVRVLPRCHHGFHVRCIDRWLSAHQTCPTCRREPFSTPAPQTTVEEPAPAAVQLQVVVEAGQSEQI; encoded by the coding sequence ATGGACATGGAACAGATGCATGCCAGGAGGCTCCTGTCGCACGCCGCTGGGGCGGCAGCCACGCCGGCCGTCGCCTCGACGCCTGGCCCGTCCGGCACGCCGCGTTCGACGCCCTTCGGATCGGCGGACGACACGGTGATCACCATCCTGTCTCTCCTTCTCTGCGTCCTCGTCGTGGCGCTCGTGCTCCGCGCGTTCGTCCGCTGCGGGTACCGCTTCTACTACGGCCAGACCGAGCCCCTCCCCCTCGGCGACGTCGAGGCCGGCATGCAGATGGCCGCGCTGCAGGCCCTGGCCGGGGCCGTCGCCGTCGCCAGCGCCAGCTCCAAGAAGAAAGGGAAGGGGAAGGGTGCCGCCATCCGAGCGATCCCAACGGTGGAGTACTCGGCCGAGATCGAACTCGCCGTGTGCTCCTCCACCGAGTGCGCCATCTGCCTGACCGAGTTCGCGCAGGGCGAGCGCGTCCGCGTGCTGCCGCGCTGCCACCACGGCTTCCACGTCCGGTGCATTGACCGCTGGCTCTCCGCGCACCAGACGTGCCCCACCTGCAGGCGGGAGCCGTTCTCTACGCCCGCGCCTCAAACCACTGTCGAGGAGCCGGCGCCGGCGGCCGTGCAGCTGCAGGTCGTGGTTGAAGCTGGACAGTCCGAGCAAATTTAA
- the LOC127344309 gene encoding large ribosomal subunit protein uL16y has protein sequence MGRRPARCYRQIKNKPYPKSRYCRGVPDPKIRIYDVGMKKKGVDEFSHCVHLVSWEKENVSSEALEAARIACNKYMTKHAGKDAFHLRVRVHPFHVLRINKMLSCAGADRLQTGMRGAFGKPQGVCARVAIGQVLLSVRCKANNAVHATEALRRAKFKFPGRQKIIESRKWGFTKFNRNDYLKLKSEGRILPDGVNAKLLGCHGRLSNRQPGQAFLSDDIVA, from the exons ATGGGGAGAA GACCTGCGAGGTGCTATCGCCAGATCAAGAACAAGCCATACCCCAAGTCAAGGTACTGCCGTGGTGTCCCTGATCCCAAGATCAGGATCTACGATGTTGGCATGAAGAAGAAGGGTGTGGATGAGTTCTCTCACTGTGTCCACCTTGTCTCATGGGAGAAGGAGAACGTCTCCAGTGAGGCTCTCGAGGCTGCCCGTATTGCTTGCAACAAGTACATGACCAAGCATGCAGGAAAGGATGCCTTCCACCTCAGGGTCCGGGTTCACCCGTTCCATGTGCTGCGCATCAACAAGATGCTTTCGTGCGCTGGGGCTGATAGGCTCCAGACCGGAATGAGGGGTGCTTTCGGCAAGCCTCAGGGTGTCTGTGCCCGTGTCGCTATTGGCCAGGTCCTTCTTTCAGTGCGCTGCAAGGCCAACAATGCTGTCCATGCTACTGAGGCTCTCCGTCGTGCCAAGTTCAAGTTCCCTGGCCGCCAAAAGATCATTGAGAGCAGGAAGTG GGGCTTCACCAAGTTCAACCGCAATGACTACCTTAAGCTCAAGAGTGAGGGCAGGATCTTGCCGGATGGTGTTAACGCCAAG CTTCTGggatgccatggtcgcctctccaACCGCCAGCCTGGACAAGCTTTCCTGTCAGACGACATCGTTGCATAA